In one window of Ruminococcus hominis DNA:
- a CDS encoding HPr family phosphocarrier protein produces the protein MIETPVIVKHEKGLDARPIALLVQEASQYASKIFILVDNKKINAKSIMGMMSLNLSDGEEVTVLTDGEDEVKAAEGIKTFLAEVK, from the coding sequence ATGATTGAAACACCGGTTATCGTGAAACATGAAAAAGGATTAGATGCAAGACCTATTGCTTTGCTTGTACAGGAAGCAAGTCAGTACGCAAGCAAGATCTTTATTCTGGTTGATAATAAGAAGATTAATGCAAAGAGCATCATGGGTATGATGAGCTTGAATTTATCGGATGGTGAAGAAGTAACTGTTTTGACAGATGGGGAAGATGAAGTGAAGGCAGCAGAGGGAATTAAGACATTTCTTGCAGAAGTAAAATAG
- a CDS encoding thiolase family protein: MVHNVKLGKNMRSVSIVGVGATPFFNGVTNPQYKGLTNGELFGYAALDAMKDAHVEPRDVQYFFHGSANPHVLNNCITPNLQVADWFGMRGKGSLSHSEGCCTGYIALEEAVFAVASGTYDVVLTGCCDQGTGMPDGNTPDHMRTALTTEVLFPDLDSIFDRAYGRYLGGGPGMNHDDWINFYAKENHLSAEQIDDVLNHQAYHFRRAAELCPRAIRRTPYDKLAKDAGYDDVWEYMKSPHNPKMTQYLRTSSDSCVADGAACCIVVPTEIAHKFSDKPIEVLGTGASVLDAIVPHLEKKATAEAARQVFEMTGLTADDMDLVFVNDFIGSSAFLAAEEIGYLPKGEGWKYALDGRLAFDGDKPMNTNGGRTSYGHAFGASGMADVFEAVTQMRGEAGERQVKKMPKHTFLRGFGGAQNVRATILRANF; the protein is encoded by the coding sequence ATGGTACACAATGTAAAACTAGGTAAAAATATGAGAAGTGTTTCCATTGTCGGAGTTGGTGCAACACCATTTTTTAACGGAGTTACAAATCCTCAATATAAAGGACTTACCAACGGAGAATTATTTGGATACGCTGCTTTGGATGCAATGAAAGATGCTCACGTTGAGCCACGTGATGTGCAGTATTTCTTCCATGGTTCTGCAAATCCACATGTGCTAAATAACTGTATTACCCCAAATCTTCAGGTTGCTGACTGGTTCGGCATGAGAGGAAAAGGTTCTCTCTCCCACTCAGAAGGCTGCTGCACCGGATACATTGCGCTGGAAGAAGCTGTGTTTGCTGTAGCCAGTGGTACGTATGATGTTGTCCTTACAGGCTGTTGCGATCAAGGAACAGGCATGCCTGACGGAAATACTCCTGACCACATGCGTACAGCACTTACCACAGAAGTTCTTTTCCCGGATTTGGATTCTATCTTTGACCGTGCATACGGAAGATATCTCGGTGGCGGTCCTGGTATGAATCACGATGACTGGATTAATTTCTATGCAAAAGAAAACCATCTGTCTGCTGAACAGATTGATGATGTTTTGAATCATCAGGCATATCATTTCCGCCGTGCTGCTGAACTTTGCCCTAGAGCCATCCGCAGAACACCTTATGATAAGCTTGCTAAAGATGCAGGATATGATGATGTATGGGAGTATATGAAATCCCCTCACAATCCAAAAATGACTCAATACTTAAGAACATCCAGTGATTCTTGTGTAGCCGACGGAGCTGCCTGCTGTATCGTAGTTCCTACTGAAATCGCACACAAGTTTTCGGACAAACCAATCGAAGTTTTAGGAACAGGTGCTTCTGTACTGGATGCTATCGTTCCGCACCTTGAGAAAAAAGCTACTGCTGAGGCTGCCCGTCAGGTATTTGAAATGACCGGACTTACTGCTGATGACATGGATTTAGTATTCGTAAATGATTTTATCGGATCATCTGCATTTCTTGCTGCAGAAGAGATTGGATATCTTCCAAAAGGTGAAGGATGGAAATATGCGTTAGACGGACGTCTTGCATTTGATGGTGACAAACCGATGAATACAAATGGAGGCCGCACTTCTTATGGTCATGCATTTGGTGCATCCGGAATGGCCGATGTATTCGAAGCTGTAACTCAGATGCGCGGTGAAGCCGGAGAACGTCAGGTCAAGAAAATGCCTAAGCATACATTCTTAAGAGGTTTCGGCGGTGCACAGAATGTCCGTGCAACGATTTTGAGAGCCAATTTCTAA
- the rpiB gene encoding ribose 5-phosphate isomerase B, with translation MRIGIGNDHSALELKAEIIEFLKEKGHEVVDYGTKTSESCDYPVYGEIVGRAVVSKEVDCGILICGTGLGISLAANKVKGVRAAVCSEPYTAKMSRLHNDCNILAFGARVVGAELAKMIVETWLDTDFEGGRHQRRVDLIMDIEEKNE, from the coding sequence ATGAGAATTGGAATTGGTAATGATCATTCTGCGCTGGAGCTGAAAGCAGAGATTATTGAGTTCTTAAAAGAGAAAGGTCACGAAGTTGTTGATTATGGAACAAAAACTTCGGAAAGCTGTGATTACCCTGTTTATGGAGAAATCGTTGGAAGAGCGGTTGTTTCAAAAGAGGTTGATTGTGGTATTTTAATCTGTGGAACAGGACTTGGTATTTCACTGGCAGCAAATAAAGTAAAAGGTGTACGTGCAGCTGTATGTAGTGAACCATATACAGCAAAGATGTCACGACTTCACAATGATTGTAATATCCTTGCGTTTGGGGCAAGAGTAGTCGGCGCTGAGCTGGCAAAAATGATTGTTGAGACATGGCTGGATACAGATTTCGAAGGTGGAAGACACCAGAGAAGAGTCGATCTGATCATGGATATCGAAGAAAAGAACGAGTAA
- the murB gene encoding UDP-N-acetylmuramate dehydrogenase gives MNIYEELCKIVSEDQILKDEPMDKHTTFRAGGKADYLVMPSNEEQVRDLVLLLKKENVPYYVMGNGSNLLVRDKGFKGVIIQIARKMNQIRVEGETIYAQAGALLSKIAAQALGEGLTGFEFASGIPGTLGGAVMMNAGAYGGEMKQVIVNACVLTSAGEIAVIPADLMELGYRTSVFAKNQDIILSAQLKLEYGNEAVIREYMDELKERRVSKQPLEYPSAGSTFKRPEGYFAGKLIQDAGLRGFQVGGAQVSEKHCGFVINKDHATATDILSLMEQVSDKVEAKFGVRLEPEVKIIGEK, from the coding sequence ATGAATATATATGAAGAATTATGTAAGATTGTTTCTGAAGATCAGATTTTAAAAGACGAGCCGATGGATAAGCACACAACATTTCGAGCCGGCGGCAAGGCGGATTATTTAGTGATGCCTTCAAATGAAGAACAGGTACGGGATTTGGTGTTGTTATTGAAAAAGGAAAATGTTCCTTATTATGTGATGGGCAATGGAAGTAACCTGCTTGTCAGAGATAAGGGATTTAAAGGTGTGATCATTCAAATCGCACGCAAGATGAATCAGATCCGCGTAGAAGGTGAGACGATTTATGCACAGGCAGGAGCTTTACTTTCAAAAATTGCAGCACAGGCATTGGGAGAAGGACTGACTGGTTTTGAATTTGCATCAGGTATTCCGGGAACCTTAGGTGGTGCAGTGATGATGAATGCGGGTGCATATGGTGGAGAGATGAAGCAGGTTATTGTGAACGCATGTGTGTTAACTTCAGCAGGTGAGATTGCTGTAATTCCGGCAGATTTGATGGAACTGGGATATCGTACCAGTGTATTTGCAAAGAATCAGGATATTATATTGAGTGCTCAGCTGAAACTGGAATATGGGAATGAAGCTGTTATCCGTGAGTATATGGATGAACTAAAAGAACGGAGAGTGAGCAAACAGCCGTTAGAATATCCAAGTGCAGGTAGCACATTTAAAAGACCGGAAGGATACTTCGCAGGAAAATTAATTCAAGATGCAGGACTTAGAGGTTTTCAGGTCGGTGGAGCCCAGGTGTCAGAAAAGCATTGTGGATTTGTAATCAATAAAGATCATGCAACAGCGACAGATATCTTGTCATTGATGGAGCAGGTGTCTGATAAAGTAGAGGCAAAATTTGGCGTACGATTGGAACCGGAAGTAAAGATTATTGGTGAAAAATAA
- the rapZ gene encoding RNase adapter RapZ codes for MKLVIVTGMSGAGKSIALKILEDLGYFCVDNLPIQLMPKFAEILTTPNSELKQVALGIDVRSGQALDGLEEQLNAMDKAGIDYEILFLDAQDDVLVKRYKETRRQHPLGGAGHIDVGIAKEREKISFLKMRATYILDTSKMLTRELKKELEQIFVDGKNFKNLYITVMSFGFKYGIPQDADLVFDVRFLPNPYYISGLKEKTGNDREVQEYVMNSPRAEEFLKKFTDLIQFLLPNYILEGKNQLVIAIGCTGGKHRSVTVANALYQVVKQDENYGVRIEHRDIEKDAITKAK; via the coding sequence ATGAAATTAGTAATTGTGACGGGTATGTCAGGAGCAGGAAAATCAATTGCATTGAAGATTCTGGAAGATTTGGGCTATTTTTGCGTCGATAATCTTCCGATACAGCTGATGCCAAAATTTGCAGAGATTTTGACAACTCCAAATTCAGAATTGAAGCAGGTAGCACTTGGGATTGATGTGCGAAGCGGACAGGCTTTGGATGGATTAGAAGAACAGCTGAATGCGATGGATAAGGCCGGGATTGATTACGAGATACTGTTTTTGGATGCACAGGACGATGTCCTTGTGAAGCGTTATAAAGAGACAAGAAGACAGCATCCGCTTGGAGGAGCCGGTCATATAGATGTCGGGATTGCAAAAGAACGTGAGAAGATTTCGTTCTTAAAGATGCGTGCAACCTATATATTAGATACAAGTAAGATGCTTACAAGAGAGTTGAAAAAAGAGCTGGAGCAGATTTTTGTAGATGGCAAAAATTTTAAAAATCTATATATTACGGTAATGTCATTCGGATTCAAATATGGAATCCCACAGGATGCGGATTTGGTTTTTGATGTACGTTTTTTACCGAATCCATATTATATCAGTGGATTGAAAGAAAAAACAGGAAATGACAGAGAAGTGCAGGAATATGTGATGAACAGTCCGCGGGCAGAAGAATTTTTAAAAAAGTTTACGGATTTGATTCAATTTTTGCTGCCAAATTATATATTAGAAGGAAAAAACCAGTTGGTCATTGCAATTGGATGTACAGGAGGAAAGCATCGTTCTGTTACTGTGGCAAATGCATTGTATCAGGTTGTGAAGCAGGATGAAAATTATGGTGTTCGTATTGAACACCGAGATATTGAGAAAGATGCTATTACAAAGGCAAAATAG
- the glmM gene encoding phosphoglucosamine mutase, giving the protein MGKYFGTDGFRGEANVVLTVEHAFKVGRFLGWYFGQEHQARIVIGKDTRRSSYMFEYALAAGLTASGADAYLLHVTTTPSVSYVVRTEDFDCGIMISASHNPYYDNGIKVINGQGHKLEAEVEAKIEAYIDGESGEVPLATKENIGRTVDYAAGRNRYVGHLISIATRSFKDKKVGLDCANGSSSAIAKSVFDALGAKTYVISNEPNGVNINTNCGSTHIEQMQAFVKEKQLDVGFAYDGDADRCIAVDDKGNVVDGDLILYICGKYLKEQGKLVGDTIVTTVMSNLGLYKACDKIGMKYEQTAVGDKYVYENMLQNGFILGGEQSGHIIFSKHARTGDGILTSLMIMEVIMEKKQKLSQLCEEVKIYPQLLQNVRVVDKKTATENPKVQAAVEKVAEELGSDGRILVRESGTEPVIRVMVEAATDEICQKYVAQVVDVIKAEGLEA; this is encoded by the coding sequence ATGGGAAAATATTTCGGAACAGATGGATTTCGTGGAGAAGCAAACGTTGTATTAACAGTAGAGCATGCATTTAAGGTAGGACGCTTCCTGGGATGGTATTTTGGACAGGAGCATCAGGCTCGTATTGTTATTGGTAAGGATACAAGAAGAAGTAGTTATATGTTTGAATATGCACTGGCAGCAGGACTGACTGCGTCAGGTGCAGATGCTTATCTGCTTCACGTAACAACAACACCAAGTGTTTCTTATGTAGTAAGAACAGAAGATTTTGACTGTGGTATTATGATTTCAGCAAGTCATAATCCATATTACGATAACGGAATCAAAGTAATCAATGGTCAGGGACATAAGCTGGAAGCAGAAGTAGAAGCGAAGATAGAGGCTTATATTGATGGAGAAAGCGGTGAAGTTCCACTTGCAACAAAAGAGAATATTGGACGTACTGTAGATTATGCAGCAGGAAGAAATCGTTACGTAGGACACTTGATTTCAATTGCAACACGTTCATTCAAAGATAAAAAAGTTGGATTAGACTGTGCAAACGGAAGTTCATCTGCGATTGCAAAGAGCGTATTTGATGCATTGGGCGCTAAGACATATGTTATCAGTAACGAGCCGAATGGTGTGAATATCAATACAAACTGTGGATCTACACACATCGAACAGATGCAGGCATTTGTAAAAGAAAAACAGCTGGATGTAGGATTTGCTTATGATGGAGATGCAGACCGTTGTATCGCAGTAGATGATAAGGGTAATGTTGTAGATGGAGATTTAATTCTCTATATATGTGGAAAATATTTGAAAGAACAGGGAAAACTGGTTGGAGATACAATTGTTACAACAGTTATGTCTAATTTGGGTCTGTACAAAGCTTGCGATAAGATTGGTATGAAATATGAGCAGACAGCAGTTGGAGATAAATATGTATATGAAAATATGCTTCAGAACGGATTTATCCTTGGAGGAGAGCAGTCAGGACATATTATCTTCAGCAAACATGCGAGAACAGGTGATGGTATATTGACATCTCTTATGATTATGGAAGTAATTATGGAGAAAAAACAGAAATTATCTCAGCTTTGTGAGGAAGTAAAGATTTATCCACAGTTATTACAGAATGTACGTGTGGTAGATAAGAAGACAGCAACAGAAAATCCAAAGGTACAGGCAGCTGTTGAGAAAGTAGCAGAGGAACTTGGAAGCGACGGAAGAATTTTGGTTCGTGAGAGTGGAACAGAGCCAGTGATCCGTGTTATGGTTGAAGCTGCAACAGATGAGATTTGCCAGAAATATGTAGCACAGGTTGTTGATGTGATCAAAGCAGAGGGACTGGAAGCATAA
- a CDS encoding HlyC/CorC family transporter, with amino-acid sequence MDSSDAIQFIVLIILLFLSGFFSSAETALTTVSKITMRSMADDGDKRAALVLDVIENQKTKMLSAILIGNNIVNISASSLATTLAYSFGGYMVSIVTAVLTVLILVFGEITPKSMATLRAVKFSLSYIRVIHFLMTILTPFIFIVNLFSRGILVLLRINPDEANKAMTEDELRTIVDVSHEDGVIESEEKEMIYNVFDLGDAKAKDVMVPRVHVTFADVNNTYTELIDIYKEDKFTRLPVYEDTTDNVIGTINMKDLLLFDDREHFKVRDILREAYFTYEYKNISELLVEMRDASINIAIVLDEYGETAGIITLEDILEEIVGEIHDEYDENEEDFIRKINDLEYIIEGSVSLVDLNDRLKLDVRHQELESEDFDSLGGFMIEHLDRLPEVGDEFTTEDGIRMVVEKLDKNRVELVHVYLPEIVHDISTEENETSDSVDDTNTESN; translated from the coding sequence TTGGACTCGAGTGACGCGATACAATTTATAGTACTTATTATTTTATTATTTTTATCAGGATTTTTCTCCTCTGCTGAGACGGCATTAACAACTGTCAGCAAGATTACTATGCGCTCTATGGCAGATGACGGAGATAAGCGGGCAGCATTGGTTCTGGATGTTATTGAAAACCAGAAGACAAAGATGCTCAGTGCAATCTTGATTGGCAACAATATTGTTAATATTTCTGCCTCTTCTCTGGCTACTACATTAGCTTACAGTTTCGGTGGATACATGGTCAGTATTGTCACAGCTGTACTGACAGTATTGATTCTTGTATTTGGAGAGATTACTCCTAAGAGTATGGCAACACTTCGTGCTGTTAAGTTTTCTCTCTCTTATATCAGGGTCATTCACTTTTTAATGACGATCTTGACACCGTTCATTTTTATTGTGAATTTATTTTCACGCGGTATTCTTGTATTATTACGAATCAATCCGGATGAAGCCAATAAGGCAATGACAGAAGACGAACTTCGTACAATCGTAGATGTCAGCCACGAAGATGGTGTCATTGAATCTGAAGAGAAGGAAATGATATATAATGTGTTCGACTTAGGTGATGCAAAAGCAAAAGATGTTATGGTTCCTCGTGTTCATGTAACATTTGCCGATGTGAACAATACATACACTGAATTAATTGACATTTATAAAGAGGATAAGTTTACCCGCCTTCCTGTTTATGAAGATACAACAGACAATGTAATCGGTACGATTAACATGAAGGATTTGTTGCTCTTTGACGACAGAGAACATTTCAAAGTCCGCGATATTTTGAGAGAAGCTTATTTCACTTATGAATATAAGAATATTTCTGAATTACTCGTTGAGATGCGTGATGCATCCATTAATATTGCGATTGTTTTAGACGAATATGGCGAAACTGCAGGTATTATCACACTGGAAGATATTTTGGAAGAGATTGTCGGCGAGATTCATGACGAATACGATGAGAACGAAGAAGATTTCATTCGTAAGATAAACGATTTAGAGTATATCATTGAAGGTTCTGTCAGTCTCGTTGATTTGAACGATCGTCTGAAACTGGATGTCAGACATCAGGAATTGGAATCCGAAGACTTTGATTCCCTCGGTGGATTTATGATTGAGCATCTGGATCGATTACCGGAAGTCGGCGATGAGTTCACTACCGAAGACGGTATTCGTATGGTAGTAGAGAAACTGGACAAAAACCGAGTAGAGTTGGTACATGTCTACTTGCCGGAGATTGTTCATGATATTTCCACAGAAGAGAACGAGACATCTGATTCAGTAGATGATACTAATACAGAATCTAATTAG
- the whiA gene encoding DNA-binding protein WhiA has product MSFSGNVKEELSEHWSSARHCQIAELAAILGLCGSIIINSRNEYRVKVHTENKAVARKVFTLIKKTFNIESDISIRRNIQKQSVSYSVVVKQHQDALRVLQAVKLIDEHLDGFEEVRIVNPIVVQQTCCKRAFIRGAFLAAGSMSDPKKAYHFEIVCAAEPMAEQIRELMSSFSMDAKIVQRKKSYVVYLKEGSQIVDILNIMEAHVSLMELENVRILKEMRNTVNRKVNCETANLNKTVSAAVKQLEDITYLRDTIGLEKLSEGLEEVALARLSHPDASLKELGALLSPPVGKSGVNHRLRKLGDLAEKVRKEQGGVL; this is encoded by the coding sequence ATGTCATTTTCGGGAAATGTAAAAGAAGAACTGTCAGAACACTGGAGCAGTGCAAGACACTGTCAGATTGCAGAACTGGCAGCAATTCTTGGACTATGTGGCTCGATCATTATTAATAGTAGAAATGAATATCGGGTAAAAGTACACACAGAAAACAAAGCGGTTGCAAGAAAAGTCTTTACATTGATTAAAAAAACATTTAATATAGAGTCTGATATATCAATAAGGAGAAACATTCAAAAGCAAAGCGTATCGTATTCGGTTGTTGTAAAACAGCACCAGGATGCACTTCGAGTATTACAGGCGGTTAAGTTGATAGATGAACATTTGGATGGATTTGAAGAGGTCCGGATTGTGAATCCTATCGTGGTACAACAGACCTGCTGTAAGAGAGCATTTATTCGGGGAGCATTCTTGGCAGCGGGTTCCATGAGTGATCCTAAGAAAGCATATCATTTTGAAATTGTGTGTGCTGCAGAACCAATGGCAGAACAGATACGGGAATTAATGAGCAGCTTTTCAATGGATGCAAAGATCGTCCAGAGAAAGAAATCATATGTCGTATATCTCAAAGAAGGCTCACAAATCGTTGATATATTGAATATTATGGAAGCGCACGTTTCGTTGATGGAACTTGAGAATGTACGAATTTTGAAAGAAATGCGCAATACAGTAAACCGAAAGGTGAACTGCGAGACGGCAAATTTGAATAAAACCGTATCAGCAGCGGTTAAGCAGTTGGAGGATATTACATATCTAAGAGATACGATTGGATTAGAAAAGCTGTCAGAGGGATTAGAGGAAGTGGCATTAGCCAGACTTTCGCACCCAGATGCATCATTAAAAGAATTAGGAGCTCTTTTGTCGCCGCCGGTTGGAAAGTCAGGAGTGAATCACAGACTTAGAAAACTGGGAGATTTGGCAGAAAAGGTTAGAAAAGAGCAAGGAGGAGTATTATGA
- a CDS encoding acyl carrier protein: MTREEVISKLIEYAAMAFHADADKINENTDIAEELGVASTQRVAMSASIENDFDVMIPVARFGKYKTIGDLADFVIEEM, encoded by the coding sequence ATGACAAGAGAAGAAGTAATTTCAAAATTAATTGAATATGCTGCAATGGCTTTTCATGCAGATGCAGACAAAATCAATGAAAACACAGATATCGCAGAGGAATTAGGTGTAGCTTCTACACAGCGTGTAGCTATGAGTGCATCCATTGAAAATGATTTTGATGTAATGATTCCTGTTGCAAGATTCGGAAAGTATAAAACAATCGGCGATCTGGCAGACTTCGTTATTGAAGAGATGTAA
- a CDS encoding HAD family hydrolase, which yields MIKLIASDLDGTLLQNEAQELTPRAIDLISQLTQKGIHFVAASGRQYDNERRVFHALKDDISYIAENGSVCIHNGEVISRSTIDPDLCSRILNEVKKEAHFDIVVSREDSCFIEDVHPDFVNHIVNVMHNTTTIVDDIRSVDGPILKIAICNMIDGPHIIDKYLKYLQDMFGSEIKVVTSGNIWIDFIAPGTNKGTALSKLLDVLHIKPEECIAFGDQYNDIEMLQYVGTSYAMSNCAPGVSYHATYVTDCVEDVLEDILNTIL from the coding sequence ATGATAAAATTAATCGCCAGTGATTTAGACGGCACATTATTACAAAATGAAGCACAGGAATTGACACCACGCGCCATTGATTTGATTTCACAACTTACTCAGAAAGGGATCCACTTTGTAGCTGCCAGTGGACGTCAATATGACAATGAACGCCGTGTATTTCATGCTTTAAAAGATGATATTTCTTATATCGCAGAGAATGGTTCCGTATGCATTCATAACGGTGAGGTTATTTCCCGCTCCACAATCGACCCGGATCTTTGCTCAAGAATCTTGAACGAAGTAAAAAAAGAAGCCCATTTTGATATTGTTGTTTCCCGTGAAGATTCTTGCTTTATTGAAGATGTACATCCTGATTTTGTAAATCATATTGTAAATGTAATGCATAATACGACAACAATCGTTGACGATATTCGCTCTGTAGACGGACCTATCTTAAAAATCGCAATCTGTAATATGATAGATGGGCCTCATATTATTGATAAATATCTCAAATATCTTCAAGATATGTTTGGTTCTGAGATAAAGGTTGTCACTTCCGGTAATATCTGGATTGATTTTATTGCTCCTGGCACAAATAAAGGCACTGCCCTTTCTAAGCTTTTGGATGTACTTCATATCAAACCGGAAGAATGTATTGCTTTCGGTGACCAGTACAACGATATTGAGATGCTTCAGTATGTCGGTACAAGCTATGCAATGTCCAACTGTGCTCCCGGTGTCTCTTACCACGCAACTTATGTTACAGACTGTGTAGAAGATGTTCTTGAAGATATATTAAATACCATCTTATAA
- a CDS encoding TetR/AcrR family transcriptional regulator yields MADIITKKPKSEQTKQNIIDTYLKLIPSKCWDKITVKELCAQANITRGTFYQYYSDIYDLMEQIENTLLDDVNRFYNAASKSQPSSSCSTGKFEDSFDYAPPQLMTAWFKFCKKNKKEIAVMLDPKHSDIYFMKKLKNILSEHINQMMDDDGLPDDTLRRYFTNLLIEMHFLAARYWLEEEDEADVLSTTDILNLLNTMRVGANYLHYFQSTRPDFDIKMNIPEDNE; encoded by the coding sequence ATGGCAGACATAATTACCAAAAAGCCAAAATCAGAACAGACAAAACAGAACATTATCGATACATATCTAAAGCTAATCCCATCAAAATGCTGGGATAAAATAACAGTCAAAGAGCTTTGTGCTCAGGCAAATATTACTCGTGGTACTTTTTATCAATATTATTCCGACATCTATGATTTAATGGAGCAAATTGAAAACACTCTTTTAGATGACGTCAATCGCTTTTATAATGCCGCTTCAAAGTCACAGCCTTCCTCTTCTTGTTCCACAGGAAAATTTGAAGACAGCTTTGATTATGCTCCACCGCAGCTTATGACTGCCTGGTTTAAATTCTGTAAGAAAAACAAAAAGGAAATTGCTGTCATGCTTGACCCAAAACATTCGGATATTTATTTTATGAAGAAATTGAAAAACATCCTATCTGAACATATTAATCAAATGATGGATGATGATGGATTGCCTGATGACACCCTTCGCCGTTATTTCACAAATCTCCTGATTGAGATGCATTTCCTTGCAGCCCGTTACTGGCTGGAAGAAGAGGATGAGGCGGATGTTCTTTCGACAACTGATATTCTCAATCTCTTAAATACGATGCGTGTCGGTGCTAATTATCTTCATTATTTTCAATCTACCAGACCGGATTTCGATATTAAAATGAACATTCCTGAAGATAACGAATAA
- a CDS encoding N-acetylmuramoyl-L-alanine amidase, with protein sequence MPYSIMLDAGHGGRDPGAVYNGRQEKDDTLQLVLAIGEILQNDGIDVEYTRTTDIYETPYEKAMKANNAGVDFFISIHRNSFPTDNVVSGVESLVYSLSGIKLQMAENINEQLEMVGFVNLGVKARPNLVVLKRTKMPAVLVEVGFINSKTDNQLFDENFSDIAQAIASGILDTLNQLNASAKPKRFHVQVASYRNPAYAERMLNELLEMDFPAEIEEKDGFYRIRVGDFETLDQAVAMEQRLRRAGYQTWIVTV encoded by the coding sequence ATGCCTTATTCAATTATGTTGGATGCCGGTCATGGCGGTCGTGACCCTGGTGCTGTATATAACGGCCGTCAGGAAAAAGACGATACCCTGCAGCTCGTTCTTGCAATCGGAGAAATTCTTCAAAATGACGGCATCGATGTAGAATATACCAGAACAACCGATATTTACGAAACGCCATATGAGAAAGCGATGAAAGCCAACAATGCAGGAGTAGATTTTTTCATCTCTATCCATCGCAATTCTTTTCCTACCGACAATGTCGTATCCGGCGTCGAGTCTCTTGTCTACAGTCTCTCTGGAATCAAATTACAAATGGCTGAAAATATCAATGAGCAATTAGAAATGGTGGGATTTGTTAATCTCGGAGTCAAGGCACGTCCAAATCTGGTCGTACTGAAACGCACAAAAATGCCGGCGGTGCTTGTAGAAGTTGGATTCATCAATTCAAAAACTGACAATCAATTATTTGATGAAAATTTCTCTGACATTGCACAGGCAATCGCATCTGGTATCTTAGATACACTCAATCAGCTCAATGCCTCTGCCAAACCAAAAAGATTTCATGTACAGGTTGCATCTTATCGAAATCCGGCATATGCAGAACGCATGTTAAACGAGTTATTGGAAATGGACTTTCCTGCAGAAATTGAAGAAAAAGATGGTTTCTACCGGATACGTGTCGGCGATTTTGAAACTCTGGATCAGGCTGTCGCAATGGAACAGAGACTTCGCCGGGCAGGTTATCAAACCTGGATTGTGACTGTATAA